From one Tsukamurella tyrosinosolvens genomic stretch:
- a CDS encoding purine-cytosine permease family protein yields MATTNAKAPLRERRTIDVVPDAERHGTPRSQFTLWFGANLQITAIVDGALAVVFGADALWAILGVLIGNVLGGVVMALHAAQGPRLGLPQMISSRAQFGVKGAAVPLVLVILMYLGFAATGTVLSGQAINRLIGVDEPAVGIVIFGALTAVVAVVGYRLIHIVGRIATVVGIVGIGYLVVRLFAAYDVGAVVGVKGFDVVTFLLAISLGAGWQLTFGPYVADYSRYLPRSTPERTTFWATFAGSVIGSQISMTFGALVAACASKVFLSNQVGFLGDLAGPAAAAAVVYLVIVVGKLTVNVLNAYGGFMSVLTTVTAFGGGSRISALARTLYIVGFVAVSVIIAIAASADFLENFKNFVLVLLMVFTPWSAINLIDYYVISKERIDIPALYDPAGRYGSWQWAALFAYAAGIVIQIPFLAQKLYTGPVTELLGGADISWIVGLVGTAAIYYPLAKRTSRAPAAMIYPPSDS; encoded by the coding sequence ATGGCGACGACGAACGCGAAGGCACCCCTGCGGGAGCGCCGCACGATCGACGTGGTGCCCGACGCCGAGCGGCACGGCACGCCCCGCAGCCAGTTCACGCTGTGGTTCGGCGCGAACCTGCAGATCACCGCCATCGTCGACGGTGCCCTCGCCGTCGTCTTCGGCGCGGACGCGCTGTGGGCGATCCTCGGCGTGCTGATCGGCAACGTTCTCGGCGGTGTCGTGATGGCGCTGCACGCGGCGCAGGGGCCGCGCCTGGGCCTGCCCCAGATGATCTCGAGCCGGGCGCAGTTCGGGGTGAAGGGCGCCGCAGTGCCCCTGGTGCTCGTGATCCTCATGTACCTCGGTTTCGCGGCCACGGGGACCGTGCTCTCCGGGCAGGCGATCAACCGCCTCATCGGGGTGGACGAACCCGCCGTGGGCATCGTGATCTTCGGCGCCCTGACAGCGGTCGTGGCCGTGGTCGGCTACCGGCTGATCCACATCGTCGGGCGGATCGCCACGGTGGTCGGGATCGTCGGCATCGGGTACCTCGTGGTCCGGTTGTTCGCCGCGTACGACGTGGGGGCCGTGGTGGGGGTCAAGGGCTTCGACGTCGTGACCTTCCTCCTGGCGATCTCCCTGGGTGCCGGCTGGCAGCTCACCTTCGGCCCGTACGTCGCGGACTACTCGCGGTACCTGCCGCGGTCGACGCCGGAGCGCACCACCTTCTGGGCGACGTTCGCGGGCAGCGTGATCGGTTCGCAGATCTCGATGACCTTCGGCGCCCTCGTGGCCGCCTGCGCCTCGAAGGTCTTCCTCAGCAACCAGGTCGGCTTCCTCGGCGACCTGGCCGGGCCCGCCGCCGCGGCGGCGGTGGTGTACCTGGTGATCGTCGTCGGCAAGCTCACGGTCAACGTGCTCAACGCCTACGGCGGGTTCATGTCGGTGCTGACCACCGTCACGGCGTTCGGCGGCGGCTCGCGGATCTCGGCGCTCGCCCGCACGCTGTACATCGTGGGCTTCGTCGCCGTCTCCGTGATCATCGCGATCGCGGCGAGCGCGGACTTCCTCGAGAACTTCAAGAACTTCGTCCTCGTCCTGCTCATGGTGTTCACGCCGTGGAGCGCGATCAACCTGATCGACTACTACGTGATCTCCAAGGAGCGCATCGACATCCCCGCGCTCTACGACCCGGCCGGCCGCTACGGATCGTGGCAGTGGGCGGCGCTGTTCGCGTACGCCGCAGGCATTGTCATCCAAATCCCGTTCCTCGCGCAGAAGCTGTACACCGGCCCCGTCACCGAACTGCTCGGCGGCGCGGACATCTCCTGGATCGTCGGCCTCGTCGGCACCGCTGCGATCTACTACCCGCTCGCCAAGCGCACCTCCCGCGCGCCGGCGGCGATGATCTACCCGCCCTCCGACTCCTGA
- a CDS encoding methionine ABC transporter ATP-binding protein, whose protein sequence is MIEVHSLTKTYGTGAAATPVLRDVGFTVAAGEIFAVVGPSGAGKSTLAQCLNLLERPTSGTVVIGGQDLTALPESQLRSARRRIGTVFQASSLLRRRTAAENVALPLEYLGVTKGETRARVAELLDRVGLADKAGHYPHQLSGGQRQRVGIARALALRPKVLLSDEATSGLDPEATAQYLELLRDVRDELDLAVVLITHEMDTIVRVADSAARLDHGVLAEQGALVDLLTAPASVLGEALRAAGPAATAPSGQATVRLTYDTAVPADWLSRVTLETGAAVALLSASVQAVGGVTVGTVTIGVDDGALTRVLGAARALGLRTDTAAREAVAA, encoded by the coding sequence ATGATCGAGGTGCACAGCCTCACCAAGACCTACGGGACCGGCGCGGCGGCGACGCCCGTGCTGCGCGACGTGGGCTTCACCGTGGCCGCGGGCGAGATCTTCGCCGTCGTCGGCCCCAGCGGCGCCGGCAAGTCGACGCTCGCGCAGTGCCTGAACCTGCTGGAACGGCCGACGAGCGGCACCGTCGTCATCGGGGGACAGGACCTGACGGCCCTGCCCGAGAGTCAGCTGCGGTCGGCCCGCCGCCGGATCGGCACCGTCTTCCAGGCGTCGAGCCTGCTGCGCCGCCGCACGGCGGCCGAGAACGTCGCGCTCCCGCTGGAGTACCTGGGTGTCACCAAGGGGGAGACGAGGGCCCGCGTCGCCGAGCTGCTCGACCGGGTGGGCCTGGCGGACAAGGCCGGCCACTACCCGCACCAGCTCTCCGGGGGCCAGCGCCAGCGCGTCGGGATCGCCCGCGCGCTGGCGCTGCGGCCCAAGGTCCTGCTCTCCGACGAGGCCACCTCGGGCCTCGACCCGGAGGCCACCGCGCAGTACCTCGAGCTGCTCCGGGACGTGCGCGACGAGCTGGACCTCGCCGTCGTGCTCATCACGCACGAGATGGACACGATCGTCCGCGTCGCGGACAGCGCCGCGCGCCTCGACCACGGCGTCCTCGCCGAACAGGGCGCCCTCGTCGACCTGCTCACCGCACCGGCATCGGTGCTCGGCGAGGCTCTCCGCGCCGCCGGGCCGGCGGCCACGGCACCGTCGGGCCAGGCGACGGTGCGCCTGACCTACGACACCGCGGTGCCCGCCGACTGGCTCAGCCGCGTGACCCTCGAGACGGGGGCCGCGGTCGCGCTGCTCTCGGCGTCCGTGCAGGCCGTCGGGGGCGTCACCGTCGGCACCGTCACGATCGGCGTGGACGACGGTGCCCTCACGCGCGTCCTCGGCGCCGCGCGCGCCCTGGGGCTGCGCACCGACACCGCCGCGCGCGAGGCGGTGGCGGCATGA
- a CDS encoding methionine ABC transporter permease encodes MTLLASGITVPLTEIPDLVLPALRDTVIMVGLVMVIVLVVGVPLGALVHNLAPGGLLARPALHQPLTWVISIGRSLPFLVLMTAIIPFTRFLTGTNIGIAAAVVPMSSAGIAFFARIVENSLRALPPDVVTVAKASGGSNAQIIWGAQIPEALPGIVGGLTINTIAMIEYSTIAGTIGAGGLGYVAVTYGYQRFDHGVMIATILVLIVVVTAIQLAGDALVRHLTPEQTVLRKALA; translated from the coding sequence ATGACCCTCCTCGCCTCCGGGATCACGGTGCCGCTCACCGAGATCCCCGACCTGGTGCTGCCCGCGCTGCGCGACACGGTGATCATGGTCGGCCTCGTCATGGTGATCGTGCTCGTCGTGGGCGTACCGCTCGGCGCGCTGGTGCACAACCTCGCGCCGGGCGGACTGCTCGCGAGACCGGCGCTGCACCAACCCCTCACGTGGGTCATCAGCATCGGCCGCTCGCTGCCATTCCTCGTGCTCATGACGGCGATCATCCCGTTCACCCGGTTCCTCACCGGCACCAACATCGGCATCGCCGCCGCGGTCGTCCCGATGTCCAGCGCGGGCATCGCCTTCTTCGCCCGGATCGTCGAGAACAGCCTGCGCGCCCTGCCGCCCGACGTGGTGACCGTGGCCAAGGCGTCGGGCGGGTCCAACGCCCAGATCATCTGGGGCGCACAGATCCCCGAGGCCCTGCCCGGCATCGTCGGCGGCCTCACCATCAACACCATCGCCATGATCGAGTACTCGACGATCGCCGGAACGATCGGCGCCGGCGGCCTCGGCTACGTCGCCGTGACCTACGGCTACCAGCGCTTCGACCACGGCGTCATGATCGCCACCATCCTCGTGCTCATCGTGGTGGTCACCGCCATCCAGCTCGCCGGCGACGCGCTCGTACGCCACCTCACCCCCGAACAGACCGTCCTCCGAAAGGCCCTCGCATGA
- a CDS encoding MetQ/NlpA family ABC transporter substrate-binding protein → MSDTETPTPTAPPADDDHGFTTRGSRRPLIIGVVVLVVLVVAGFVGWRAFGGSDAKAANETAGATLLVATTEGNAAEQALIEFVAKEVAPKHGITVAFKGLADSTTINRAVSEGEVAATVYQHKLWLGQVLQANPDFREEAATPVFRWGFGLFSDKYTDPRQLPQNAKVSLYSDPANEAQGLWFLERAGLITLKPGVNKWQATVKDIATNPKNLQFTLLDFAAQTRALPDLDAAVGYTEYYLAAGVSIEKEIFAPPAPDEFAGQLTIGTRWKDTENIKNLVAAFKDPAVQEFLRTDPRVKDILLPL, encoded by the coding sequence ATGAGCGACACCGAAACCCCCACGCCGACTGCGCCTCCCGCAGACGACGACCACGGATTCACCACGCGCGGCTCGCGCCGCCCCCTGATCATCGGCGTCGTCGTCCTGGTGGTGCTCGTGGTCGCCGGATTCGTCGGCTGGCGGGCCTTCGGCGGGTCCGACGCGAAGGCCGCCAACGAGACCGCCGGCGCCACCCTGCTGGTCGCCACCACCGAGGGGAACGCGGCGGAGCAGGCGCTCATCGAGTTCGTGGCGAAGGAGGTGGCCCCCAAGCACGGCATCACCGTCGCGTTCAAGGGCCTCGCCGACTCCACGACGATCAACCGCGCCGTCAGCGAGGGCGAGGTCGCCGCCACCGTCTACCAGCACAAGCTGTGGCTCGGCCAGGTCCTGCAGGCCAACCCGGACTTCCGCGAGGAGGCCGCGACGCCCGTCTTCCGGTGGGGCTTCGGGCTGTTCTCCGACAAGTACACCGACCCGCGGCAGCTGCCGCAGAACGCGAAGGTCTCGCTGTACTCCGACCCGGCCAACGAGGCCCAGGGCCTCTGGTTCCTCGAGCGCGCCGGGCTCATCACCCTCAAGCCGGGCGTGAACAAGTGGCAGGCCACCGTCAAGGACATCGCGACCAACCCGAAGAACCTGCAGTTCACGCTGCTCGACTTCGCCGCGCAGACCCGCGCGCTGCCCGACCTCGACGCCGCCGTCGGCTACACCGAGTACTACCTGGCCGCGGGTGTGAGCATCGAGAAGGAGATCTTCGCGCCGCCCGCCCCCGACGAGTTCGCCGGCCAGCTGACCATCGGCACCCGCTGGAAGGACACCGAGAACATCAAGAACCTGGTCGCGGCGTTCAAGGACCCCGCGGTGCAGGAGTTCCTGCGCACCGACCCGCGGGTGAAGGACATCCTGCTGCCGCTGTAG
- a CDS encoding acyl-CoA dehydrogenase family protein, with amino-acid sequence MSAPTSPASSPELTAALRAILDGRWAATRDVVREQIQDGNAVPQAGLSLDEYRELMLGQMKAMVPLGFPADGFKTEHGGTGDVGAAVTAIETLGYGDLSLMVKAGVQWGLFGGAVENLGTQYHHDTYVKGLIDLDVLGCFAMTETGHGSNVQELETTATYLPETDEFEIHSPTSSARKDYIGGAGKHARWASVFAQLITGGPGEEPTGRGVHCFVVPIRDENGDDLPGVTTSDCGYKGGLPGVDNGRIVFDRVRIPRRELLNRYADVAEDGTYSSPIESDNKRFFTMLGTLIRGRVTVGAAAGAAGRLGITLATKYALVRRQFDAPGGDNELLLLDYRTHQRRLLPLVARAYAFAIAQNELTAELHELQTGDPDAVDPAYAREIEGKAAAIKAGHTRLASDAISAAREACGGAGYLSENRLPLLRGDIDVFTTFEGDNLVLTQLVAKEQLTAYAGDVQGLDAVGWVRFVANMAKDVVLEKTAARQVVQTLLDDSDEDTEESDLTHPGTQLRLLRNREDHLLRTAAARMRRAKEPDEDPLEVFTETQDHLIKVGEAHIERIVLEAFVDAITDVQDRQTRDALKLMRNLYVYSLLERDLGWYLMHRHVSVERAKAIRRGVNELCGKARPLAESLVDAFGIPAAALDVPMLDPANSVAVR; translated from the coding sequence ATGAGTGCTCCGACCTCGCCGGCATCGTCGCCCGAACTGACCGCAGCGCTGCGCGCCATCCTGGACGGCCGGTGGGCCGCCACGAGGGACGTCGTGCGGGAGCAGATCCAGGACGGGAACGCCGTCCCGCAGGCGGGCCTGAGCCTCGACGAGTACCGCGAGCTGATGCTCGGCCAGATGAAGGCGATGGTGCCGCTGGGCTTCCCGGCCGACGGCTTCAAGACCGAGCACGGTGGCACGGGCGACGTGGGCGCCGCGGTCACCGCGATCGAGACCCTCGGCTACGGCGACCTCTCGCTCATGGTCAAGGCGGGCGTGCAGTGGGGCCTGTTCGGCGGCGCGGTGGAGAACCTGGGCACGCAGTACCACCACGACACGTACGTCAAGGGGCTCATCGACCTCGACGTGCTCGGCTGTTTCGCGATGACCGAGACGGGCCACGGCTCCAACGTGCAGGAGCTGGAGACCACCGCCACCTACCTGCCGGAGACCGACGAGTTCGAGATCCACTCCCCCACCTCCAGCGCCCGCAAGGACTACATCGGCGGCGCGGGGAAGCACGCGCGCTGGGCCTCGGTCTTCGCGCAGCTCATCACCGGCGGCCCGGGCGAGGAACCGACCGGGCGGGGCGTGCACTGCTTCGTGGTGCCGATCCGCGACGAGAACGGCGACGACCTGCCCGGCGTCACCACGTCCGACTGCGGCTACAAGGGCGGCCTGCCCGGCGTCGACAACGGGCGCATCGTCTTCGACCGCGTGCGCATCCCGCGGCGCGAGCTGCTGAACCGGTACGCGGACGTCGCGGAGGACGGAACCTATTCCAGCCCCATCGAATCCGATAACAAGCGCTTCTTCACGATGCTCGGCACCCTGATCCGCGGCCGCGTGACCGTGGGCGCCGCGGCGGGCGCCGCCGGGCGGCTCGGCATCACCCTCGCCACCAAGTACGCGCTGGTGCGGCGCCAGTTCGACGCGCCGGGCGGCGACAACGAGCTGCTGCTGCTCGACTACCGCACGCACCAGCGCCGGCTGCTGCCGCTGGTCGCGCGGGCCTACGCCTTCGCCATCGCGCAGAACGAGCTCACGGCGGAGCTGCACGAGCTGCAGACCGGCGACCCCGATGCGGTGGATCCCGCCTACGCCCGCGAGATCGAGGGCAAGGCCGCCGCGATCAAGGCCGGTCACACCCGGCTCGCCTCGGATGCGATCAGCGCGGCCCGCGAGGCCTGCGGCGGTGCCGGCTACCTCTCGGAGAACCGGCTCCCGTTGCTGCGCGGCGACATCGACGTCTTCACCACCTTCGAGGGCGACAACCTGGTGCTCACCCAGCTGGTCGCCAAGGAGCAGCTCACCGCCTACGCCGGCGACGTCCAGGGGCTCGACGCCGTGGGCTGGGTGCGCTTCGTGGCGAACATGGCCAAGGACGTGGTGCTGGAGAAGACCGCCGCCCGCCAGGTGGTGCAGACGCTGCTCGACGACTCGGACGAGGACACCGAGGAGAGCGACCTCACCCACCCGGGCACGCAGCTGCGGCTGCTGCGCAACCGCGAGGACCACCTGTTGCGCACCGCGGCCGCCCGCATGCGCCGCGCGAAGGAGCCCGACGAGGATCCGCTCGAGGTCTTCACCGAGACGCAGGACCACCTCATCAAGGTGGGCGAGGCGCACATCGAGCGGATCGTGCTCGAGGCCTTCGTCGACGCGATCACCGACGTGCAGGACCGGCAGACCCGCGACGCCCTCAAGCTCATGCGCAACCTGTACGTGTACTCGCTGCTCGAGCGCGACCTGGGCTGGTACCTCATGCACCGGCACGTCTCGGTGGAGCGCGCGAAGGCCATCCGCCGCGGCGTGAACGAGCTGTGCGGCAAGGCGCGCCCGCTGGCCGAGTCGCTCGTGGACGCCTTCGGCATCCCCGCCGCCGCCCTCGACGTGCCGATGCTGGACCCGGCCAACAGCGTCGCCGTCCGGTAG
- a CDS encoding pyridoxamine 5'-phosphate oxidase family protein encodes MDTLTRYPQRGGDRRLLDEILDEGVVAVLSTVADGLPWSVPIAYARLGDRIVLHGSTGAGALRHVAAGAPATLTVTHVDALIVADTAFDHSMNYRSAVLRGALTTAAVDGAELLDAFTDKLLPGRSAELRANTRKELAATTVLTFPITADNWIAKARTGGASSSEGGWSGVLPLRKGYARIEPTPGQELPVPASVRAALAAGEPEACCAPVS; translated from the coding sequence ATGGACACGCTCACCCGATACCCCCAGCGCGGCGGCGACCGCCGCCTCCTCGACGAGATCCTGGACGAGGGCGTGGTCGCCGTGCTGTCGACGGTGGCCGACGGCCTGCCGTGGTCGGTGCCGATCGCCTACGCCCGCCTCGGCGACCGGATCGTCCTGCACGGTTCGACGGGGGCCGGGGCCCTCCGCCACGTCGCCGCCGGCGCCCCGGCGACGCTCACGGTGACCCACGTGGACGCGCTGATCGTCGCGGACACCGCCTTCGACCACTCGATGAACTACCGCTCGGCGGTGCTGCGCGGCGCGCTCACGACCGCGGCGGTCGACGGCGCGGAGCTGCTCGACGCGTTCACCGACAAGCTCCTTCCCGGCCGCAGCGCGGAGCTCCGCGCGAACACCCGCAAGGAACTCGCCGCGACCACGGTGCTCACCTTCCCCATCACCGCGGACAACTGGATCGCCAAGGCGCGCACCGGCGGAGCGTCCTCGAGCGAAGGCGGCTGGTCCGGCGTGCTGCCGCTCCGGAAGGGCTACGCGCGCATCGAGCCGACGCCCGGCCAGGAACTGCCCGTGCCGGCGTCGGTCCGCGCCGCGCTCGCGGCGGGCGAGCCGGAGGCGTGCTGCGCGCCGGTCTCGTGA
- a CDS encoding PLP-dependent aminotransferase family protein yields the protein MPRPPATLPDFWTALAHAAGPLPSAAIVDAVIDGLDGGALHPGDVLPSSRALAAGLGVARNTVIAAYDTLAAMGVTATVPGSGTRIAPGTDRFAHAMHAAPAPRREEEAPSDTWETSLVPGVPDVTLIDERRWRRSWRHATALPPTTSAAPHVAALQEALAVHLRRRRAVRASPHDLRLFPGVNPALAAIAGELGAPIAVETPGYRRAFDAFRATGNEVVGVPVDADGLVVDRLPRRRCLVYTTPAHQYPTGVRLSMARRLDLVDWARETGGVIVEDDYDGEFSYDVAPLPALQTLAPDHVVYLGTASKALTPQLRLAWAAVPESLRGLPHAGHGSSAGVDGAAASMLAHFLDSGAWDAHVARAARTYGARRAAVRRALAEHLPDALVLGADAGLHLTVDLGSEAALGAATATLARHRHRVTTLAEHALTDGDVADTALLLSFALIPETRAAAVIALLGA from the coding sequence GTGCCCCGCCCACCCGCGACCCTCCCGGACTTCTGGACCGCGCTCGCGCACGCCGCCGGCCCGCTTCCGAGCGCCGCGATCGTCGACGCGGTCATCGACGGCCTCGACGGCGGCGCCCTGCACCCCGGCGACGTGCTGCCCTCCTCGCGGGCGCTCGCCGCCGGTCTGGGCGTCGCCCGGAACACGGTGATCGCCGCCTACGACACCCTCGCCGCCATGGGCGTCACGGCCACGGTCCCCGGCAGCGGCACCCGGATCGCCCCGGGCACCGACCGGTTCGCGCACGCGATGCACGCCGCGCCCGCCCCGCGTCGCGAGGAGGAGGCACCGTCGGACACCTGGGAGACGAGCCTGGTGCCGGGCGTGCCCGACGTGACCCTCATCGACGAGCGGCGGTGGCGGCGGTCGTGGCGGCACGCGACCGCCCTCCCGCCCACGACGTCGGCGGCGCCGCATGTCGCGGCGCTGCAGGAGGCGCTCGCCGTGCACCTGCGGCGGCGGCGCGCGGTGCGTGCCTCGCCCCATGACCTGCGCCTGTTCCCGGGCGTGAATCCGGCCCTGGCCGCGATCGCCGGGGAGCTCGGCGCCCCGATCGCGGTGGAGACGCCCGGCTACCGTCGGGCCTTCGACGCCTTCCGCGCCACCGGGAACGAGGTCGTGGGCGTGCCCGTCGACGCCGACGGCCTCGTCGTCGACCGGCTGCCGCGCCGCAGGTGCCTCGTCTACACCACGCCGGCGCACCAGTACCCGACCGGCGTGCGGCTCTCCATGGCCCGTCGGCTCGATCTGGTGGACTGGGCGCGGGAGACGGGCGGGGTGATCGTCGAGGACGACTACGACGGCGAGTTCTCCTACGACGTGGCGCCGCTGCCCGCGCTGCAGACCCTCGCGCCCGACCACGTGGTCTACCTCGGCACCGCCTCGAAGGCGCTGACCCCGCAGCTGCGGCTCGCGTGGGCCGCGGTCCCGGAGTCGCTGCGCGGGCTGCCGCACGCGGGGCACGGCTCGAGCGCGGGCGTCGACGGCGCCGCGGCCTCGATGCTGGCCCACTTCCTCGACTCCGGCGCCTGGGACGCCCACGTCGCGCGGGCCGCCCGCACCTACGGCGCGCGGCGTGCCGCCGTGCGGCGGGCGCTCGCGGAGCACCTCCCGGACGCGCTCGTCCTCGGCGCCGACGCCGGGCTGCACCTCACCGTGGACCTGGGGTCCGAGGCGGCGCTCGGCGCGGCGACGGCGACGCTGGCCCGGCACCGCCACCGCGTCACGACCCTCGCCGAACACGCCCTGACCGACGGCGACGTCGCCGACACCGCGCTCCTGTTGTCCTTCGCGCTGATCCCCGAGACCCGCGCCGCCGCGGTCATCGCGCTGCTGGGCGCCTGA
- a CDS encoding alkaline phosphatase D family protein, with amino-acid sequence MPSPFVSRRTFLLGAAGAAALAGAGCAPGGDPAPGASSSATPRGDLFALGVASGDPTPDGAVLWTRLARDPLADDGMGGIPARAFPVQWEVAEDERFTKVVQRGDATAAPEAGHSVHVELAGLRPGREYFYRFRAEGALSQTGRTHTTPEPGSMTPLAMAFASCSQYEHGYFTAYRHLAEERPHLILHLGDYQYEYEAGGYELKTGNVRDHRGPETVTLANYRQRYAQYKSDPDLQLAHAAAPWVAVWDDHEVDNNWAGEVYEKPEKPQPDFLERRRAAFQAYYENMPLRRAQVPNGLSLRLFRRVQWGDLATFHMLDTRQYRDDQVGNDKVPATDPENRNPARSLTGAEQERWLLDGLHASRARWDVLGQQVMFAPIDYDPTEAAGYNPDAWDGYVGSRDRVMDGWQAAGTRNPVVLTGDVHTHYANDIRRGDAVVASELTATSITSGGDGSAEHSEKEKAQLRDNPHIRLLRNQRGYISTRITPESIRADYRVLPYVSKPGAPVETAASFDIRDGVRGLQQV; translated from the coding sequence ATGCCCTCACCGTTCGTTTCCCGTCGTACCTTCCTCCTCGGCGCCGCGGGCGCGGCGGCGCTCGCGGGCGCCGGCTGCGCCCCGGGCGGCGATCCCGCCCCGGGCGCCTCGTCCAGCGCGACGCCACGCGGCGATCTGTTCGCGCTCGGCGTCGCCTCGGGCGATCCCACGCCCGACGGTGCCGTGCTCTGGACCCGGCTCGCGCGCGATCCGCTGGCCGACGACGGCATGGGCGGCATCCCGGCGCGGGCGTTCCCCGTGCAGTGGGAGGTGGCCGAGGACGAGCGGTTCACGAAGGTCGTGCAGCGCGGCGATGCGACCGCGGCGCCCGAGGCCGGCCACAGCGTGCACGTCGAGCTGGCGGGCCTGCGCCCCGGCCGGGAGTACTTCTACCGCTTCCGCGCCGAGGGCGCGCTGTCGCAGACCGGGCGCACGCACACCACGCCGGAGCCCGGGTCGATGACGCCGCTCGCGATGGCTTTCGCGAGCTGCTCGCAGTACGAGCACGGCTACTTCACCGCGTACCGGCACCTCGCGGAGGAGCGCCCGCACCTGATCCTGCACCTCGGCGACTACCAGTACGAGTACGAGGCCGGCGGCTACGAGCTCAAGACCGGGAACGTGCGCGACCACCGCGGCCCGGAGACCGTCACGCTGGCGAACTACCGGCAGCGGTACGCGCAGTACAAGTCCGATCCCGACTTGCAGCTCGCGCACGCCGCCGCGCCGTGGGTGGCCGTGTGGGACGACCACGAGGTCGACAACAACTGGGCCGGCGAGGTCTACGAGAAGCCCGAGAAGCCGCAGCCCGACTTCCTGGAGCGCCGCCGCGCGGCGTTCCAGGCGTACTACGAGAACATGCCGCTGCGCCGCGCGCAGGTGCCGAACGGGCTGTCACTGCGCCTGTTCCGCCGCGTGCAGTGGGGCGACCTCGCCACCTTCCACATGCTGGACACCCGGCAGTACCGCGACGACCAGGTGGGCAACGACAAGGTGCCCGCCACCGACCCCGAGAACCGGAATCCCGCGCGCAGCCTCACCGGCGCCGAACAGGAGCGGTGGCTGCTCGACGGGCTGCACGCCTCGCGGGCGCGCTGGGACGTGCTGGGGCAGCAGGTGATGTTCGCCCCCATCGACTACGACCCCACCGAGGCCGCCGGGTACAACCCCGACGCCTGGGACGGGTACGTCGGCTCGCGCGACCGGGTGATGGACGGCTGGCAGGCGGCGGGCACGCGCAATCCGGTGGTGCTCACGGGCGACGTGCACACGCACTACGCCAACGACATCCGGCGCGGCGACGCCGTGGTGGCCTCCGAGCTGACGGCCACGTCGATCACCAGCGGCGGCGACGGCTCCGCGGAGCACAGCGAGAAGGAGAAGGCGCAGCTGCGCGACAACCCCCACATCCGGCTGCTGCGCAACCAGCGCGGCTACATCAGCACCCGGATCACGCCCGAGTCCATTCGCGCGGATTACCGTGTGCTGCCGTACGTCTCGAAGCCCGGGGCACCGGTGGAGACCGCGGCGTCGTTCGACATCCGCGACGGGGTGCGCGGCCTGCAGCAGGTCTGA